One part of the Melospiza melodia melodia isolate bMelMel2 chromosome 3, bMelMel2.pri, whole genome shotgun sequence genome encodes these proteins:
- the B3GNT2 gene encoding N-acetyllactosaminide beta-1,3-N-acetylglucosaminyltransferase 2, which produces MSVGRRRLKLLGILMMVNIFIYVIVEVSRSGSQDKNAKGRVVIPRSKFWRKYTPHKAYWNKQQQKLELLYNPILSLLSNMTVEENLVSNLSVLNSCDPDPLVHSEVSDFANLPDRFKDFLLYLRCRNYSLLMDQPNKCEQKPFLLLAIKSLIPHFDRRQAIRESWGKEIESGDVIVRRVFLLGQTPPEDHFPDLSHMIKFESDTHHDILLWNYRDTFFNLTLKEVLFLKWVSSSCANVQFIFKGDDDVFVNTNQILDYLKSLTKEKAKDLFIGDVIKDAGPHREKKLKYYIPESVYEGSYPPYAGGGGFLYSGDLALRLNNASEQVLLYPIDDVYTGMCLQKLGLAPEKHKGFKTFDIEEKYRNNICSYTNLMLVHSRKPQEMIKIWTRLQDPHLRC; this is translated from the coding sequence ATGAGTGTTGGACGCAGAAGATTAAAGCTGCTGGGAATTCTGATGATGGTAAACATTTTTATTTATGTGATTGTAGAAGTCTCGAGGAGCGGCAGCCAAGACAAGAATGCAAAAGGCCGTGTTGTTATACCACGTAGCAAGTTCTGGAGGAAATACACTCCTCACAAAGCTTATTGGAACAAACAGCaacagaagctggagctgctctaCAACCCTATTCTGTCCTTGCTTTCCAATATGACTGTGGAAGAGAACTTGGTTTCTAACCTGAGTGTCCTCAATTCCTGTGACCCTGACCCCTTGGTGCACTCAGAGGTTAGTGACTTTGCAAACTTGCCAGACAGATTCAAAGACTTCCTCCTCTATTTGAGGTGTAGAAATTACTCATTGCTAATGGATCAGCCAAACAAGTGTGAACAGAAACCTTTCCTGCTGCTGGCTATTAAGTCACTTATACCCCATTTTGATAGAAGACAAGCAATTAGGGAATCCTGGGGCAAGGAAATAGAATCAGGGGATGTGATAGTCAGAAGGGTCTTCTTACTAGGGCAGACCCCACCAGAGGATCATTTTCCTGACCTTTCACACATGATTAAATTTGAGAGTGACACGCACCATGACATTCTCCTCTGGAACTACAGAGACACTTTCTTCAATCTGACTCTGAAAGAGGTGCTGTTTCTGAAGTGGGTCAGCAGTAGCTGCGCAAATGTCCAGTTTATTTTTAAGGGTGATGATGATGTTTTTGTGAATACCAATCAGATCCTGGATTACTTGAAGAGCTTAACAAAGGAAAAAGCCAAAGACTTATTTATAGGTGACGTGATCAAAGATGCTGGACCTCACAGAGAGAAAAAGTTGAAGTACTACATCCCAGAGAGCGTTTATGAAGGTTCGTACCCGCCGTACGCAGGAGGCGGTGGCTTCCTGTACTCTGGGGATCTGGCACTGAGACTGAATAATGCATCTGAGCAGGTACTCCTCTACCCCATCGATGATGTTTATACTGGAATGTGCCTTCAGAAGCTTGGGCTTGCTCCGGAAAAACACAAAGGCTTCAAAACATTTGATATCGaagagaaatacagaaataaCATCTGTTCCTACACAAACTTAATGTTAGTGCATAGTAGAAAACCTCAAGAAATGATTAAGATTTGGACGCGCTTGCAAGACCCACATTTACGTTGTTAA